In Tursiops truncatus isolate mTurTru1 chromosome 9, mTurTru1.mat.Y, whole genome shotgun sequence, a single genomic region encodes these proteins:
- the FLNC gene encoding filamin-C isoform X2, with amino-acid sequence MMNNSGYSEAPGLGLGDEADDMPSTEKDLAEDAPWKKIQQNTFTRWCNEHLKCVGKRLTDLQRDLSDGLRLIALLEVLSQKRMYRKFHPRPNFRQMKLENVSVALEFLEREHIKLVSIDSKAIVDGNLKLILGLIWTLILHYSISMPMWEDEDDEDARKQTPKQRLLGWIQNKVPQLPITNFNRDWQDGKALGALVDNCAPGLCPDWEAWDPNQPVENAREAMQQADDWLGVPQVIAPEEIVDPNVDEHSVMTYLSQFPKAKLKPGAPVRSKQLNPKKAIAYGPGIEPQGNTVLQPAHFTVQTVDAGVGEVLVYIEDPEGHTEEAKVVPNNDKDRTYAVSYVPKVAGLHKVTVLFAGQNIERSPFEVNVGMALGDANKVSARGPGLEPMGNVANKPTYFDIYTAGAGTGDVAVVIVDPQGRRDTVEVALEDKGDSTFRCTYRPVMEGPHTVHVAFAGAPITRSPFPVHVAEACNPNACRASGRGLQPKGVRVKEVADFKVFTKGAGSGELKVTVKGPKGTEEPVKVREAGDGVFECEYYPVVPGKYVVTITWGGYAIPRSPFEVQVSPEAGVQKVRAWGPGLETGQVGKSADFVVEAIGTEVGTLGFSIEGPSQAKIECDDKGDGSCDVRYWPTEPGEYAVHVICDDEDIRDSPFIAHIQPAPPDCFPDKVKAFGPGLEPTGCIVDKPAEFTIDARAAGKGDLKLYAQDAEGCPIDIKVIPNGDGTFRCSYVPTKPIKHTIIISWGGVNVPKSPFRVNVGEGSHPERVKVYGPGVEKTGLKANEPTYFTVDCSEAGQGDVSIGIKCAPGVVGPAEADIDFDIIKNDNDTFTVKYTPPGAGRYTIMVLFANQEIPASPFHIKVDPSHDASKVKAEGPGLNRTGVEVGKPTHFTVLTKGAGKAKLDVHFAGAAKGEAVRDFEIIDNHDYSYTVKYTAVQQGNMAVTVTYGGDPVPKSPFVVNVAPPLDLSKVKVQGLNSKVAVGQEQAFSVNTRGAGGQGQLDVRMTSPSRRPIPCKLEPGGGAEAQAVRYMPPEEGPYKVDITYDGHPVPGSPFAVEGVLPPDPSKVCAYGPGLKGGLVGTPAPFSIDTKGAGTGGLGLTVEGPCEAKIECQDNGDGSCAVSYLPTEPGEYTINILFAEAHIPGSPFKATIRPVFDPSKVRASGPGLERGKAGEAATFTVDCSEAGEAELTIEILSDAGVKAEVLIHNNADGTYHITYSPAFPGTYTITIKYGGHPVPKFPTRVHVQPAVDTSGVKVSGPGVEPHGVLREVTTEFTVDARSLTATGGNHVTARVLNPSGAKTDTYLTDNGDGTYRVQYTAYEEGVHLVEVLYDDVAVPKSPFRVGVTEGCDPTRVRAFGPGLEGGLVNKANRFTVETRGAGTGGLGLAIEGPSEAKMSCKDNKDGSCTVEYIPFTPGDYDVNITFGGRPIPGSPFRVPVKDVVDPGKVKCSGPGLGAGVRARVPQTFKVDCSQAGRAALQVAVLSPTGVAEPVEVRDNGDGTHTVHYTPATDGPYTVAVKYADQEVPRSPFKIKVLPAHDASKVRASGPGLNASGIPASLPVEFTIDARDAGEGLLTVQILDPEGKPKKANIRDNGDGTYTVSYLPDMSGRYTITIKYGGDEIPYSPFRIHALPTGDASKCLVTVSIGGHGLGACLGPRIQIGEETVITVDAKAAGKGKVTCTVSTPDGAELDVDVVENHDGTFDIYYTAPKPGKYVITIRFGGEHVPNSPFHVLATEEPVVPVEPMESMLRPFNLVIPFTVQKGELTGEVRMPSGKTARPSITDNKDGTITVRYAPTEKGLHQMGIKYDGNHIPGSPLQFYVDAINSRHVSAYGPGLSHGMVNKPATFTIVTKDAGEGGLSLAVEGPSKAEITCKDNKDGTCTVSYLPTAPGDYSIIVRFDDKHIPGSPFTAKITGDDSMRTSQLNVGTSTDVSLKITESDLSLLTASIRAPSGNEEPCLLKRLPNRHIGISFTPKEVGEHVVSVRKSGKHVTNSPFKILVGPSEIGDASKVRVWGKGLSEGHTFQVAEFIVDTRNAGYGGLGLSIEGPSKVDINCEDMEDGTCKVTYCPTEPGTYIINIKFADKHVPGSPFTVKVTGEGRMKESITRRRQAPSIATIGSTCDLNLKIPGNWFQMVSAQERLTRTFTRSSHTYTRTERTEISKTRGGETKREVRVEESTQVGGDPFPAVFGDFLGRERLGSFGSITRQQEGEASSQDMTAQVTSPSGKTEAAEIVEGEDSAYSVRFVPQEMGPHTVTVKYRGQHVPGSPFQFTVGPLGEGGAHKVRAGGTGLERGVAGVPAEFSIWTREAGAGGLSIAVEGPSKAEIAFEDRKDGSCGVSYVVQEPGDYEVSIKFNDEHIPDSPFVVPVASLSDDARRLTVTSLQETGLKVNQPASFAVQLNGARGVIDARVHTPSGAVEECYVSELDSDKHTIRFIPHENGVHSIDVKFNGAHIPGSPFKIRVGEQSQAGDPGLVSAYGPGLEGGTTGVSSEFIVNTLNAGSGALSVTIDGPSKVQLDCRECPEGHVVTYTPMAPGNYLIAIKYGGPQHIVGSPFKAKVTGTNMMMVGVHGPKTPCEEVYVKHMGNRVYNVTYTVKEKGDYILIVKWGDESVPGSPFKVNVP; translated from the exons ATGATGAACAACAGCGGCTACTCCGAGGCCCCCGGCCTCGGCCTGGGCGACGAGGCGGACGACATGCCGTCCACGGAGAAGGACCTGGCGGAGGACGCGCCGTGGAAGAAGATCCAGCAGAACACTTTCACGCGCTGGTGCAACGAGCACCTCAAGTGCGTGGGCAAGCGCCTGACCGACCTGCAGCGCGACCTCAGCGACGGGCTGCGCCTCATCGCGCTGCTCGAGGTGCTCAGCCAGAAACGCATGTACCGCAAGTTCCACCCGCGCCCCAACTTCCGCCAGATGAAGCTGGAGAACGTGTCCGTGGCCCTCGAGTTCCTCGAGCGCGAGCACATCAAGCTCGTGTCCATCG ACAGCAAGGCTATCGTAGATGGGAACCTGAAGCTGATCCTGGGCCTGATCTGGACACTGATCCTGCATTACTCCATCTCCATGCCCATGTGGGAGGATGAGGATGATGAGGATGCCCGAAAGCAGACACCCAAGCAGCGTCTACTCGGCTGGATCCAGAACAAGGTGCCCCAGCTGCCCATCACCAACTTCAACCGTGACTGGCAGGATGGCAAAGCTCTGGGCGCCCTGGTGGACAACTGTGCCCCTG GCCTCTGTCCTGACTGGGAGGCCTGGGACCCTAACCAGCCTGTGGAGAACGCCCGGGAGGCCATGCAGCAGGCGGATGACTGGCTCGGGGTGCCCCAG GTGATTGCTCCCGAGGAGATTGTGGACCCCAACGTGGATGAGCATTCTGTCATGACCTACCTGTCCCAGTTCCCCAAGGCCAAACTCAAACCTGGTGCCCCTGTTCGCTCCAAGCAGCTGAACCCCAAGAAGGCCATTGCCTACGGACCTG GCATAGAGCCCCAGGGCAACACCGTGCTGCAGCCCGCGCACTTCACCGTGCAGACAGTGGATGCTGGCGTGGGCGAGGTGCTGGTCTACATTGAGGACCCCGAGGGCCACACCGAGGAG GCAAAGGTGGTTCCCAACAACGACAAGGACCGCACCTACGCTGTCTCCTACGTGCCCAAGGTCGCCGGCTTGCACAAG GTGACCGTGCTCTTTGCTGGCCAGAACATCGAACGCAGCCCCTTCGAGGTGAATGTGGGCATGGCCCTGGGGGATGCCAACAAGGTGTCAGCCCGTGGTCCTGGCCTGGAGCCCATGGGCAACGTGGCCAACAAACCCACCTACTTTGACATCTACACCGCGG GGGCCGGCACTGGTGATGTTGCCGTGGTGATCGTGGACCCGCAGGGCCGGCGAGACACAGTGGAGGTGGCCCTGGAGGACAAGGGCGACAGCACGTTCCGCTGCACGTACAGGCCTGTGATGGAGGGACCCCACACGGTGCACGTGGCCTTCGCCGGTGCCCCCATCACCCGCAGCCCTTTCCCTGTCCACGTGGCAGAAG cctGTAACCCCAACGCCTGCCGCGCCTCTGGGCGGGGCCTGCAGCCCAAGGGCGTGCGTGTCAAAGAGGTGGCTGACTTCAAGGTGTTCACCAAGGGTGCTGGCAGCGGGGAGCTCAAGGTCACAGTCAAGGGACCAA AAGGCACAGAGGAGCCGGTGAAGGTGCGGGAGGCTGGGGACGGTGTGTTCGAGTGCGAGTACTACCCCGTGGTGCCTGGCAAGTACGTGGTGACCATCACATGGGGCGGCTATGCCATTCCCCGCAG CCCCTTTGAGGTGCAGGTGAGCCCAGAGGCAGGAGTGCAGAAGGTGCGGGCCTGGGGTCCCGGCTTGGAAACTGGCCAGGTGGGCAAGTCAGCTGACTTTGTGGTGGAGGCCATTGGCACAGAGGTGGGGACGCTGG GCTTCTCCATTGAGGGCCCTTCACAGGCCAAGATTGAGTGTGATGACAAGGGAGATGGCTCCTGCGACGTGCGGTACTGGCCCACAGAACCAGGGGAGTATGCCGTGCACGTCATCTGCGACGATGAGGACATTCGAGACTCGCCCTTCATTGCCCACATCCAGCCAGCTCCACCCGACTGCTTCCCGGACAAG GTGAAGGCCTTTGGGCCCGGCCTGGAGCCCACTGGCTGCATCGTGGACAAGCCAGCAGAGTTCACCATTGATGCCCGTGCTGCTGGCAAGGGAGACCTGAAGCTCTATGCCCAG GACGCAGAGGGCTGCCCCATTGACATCAAGGTCATCCCCAACGGCGATGGTACCTTCCGCTGCTCCTACGTGCCCACCAAGCCTATTAAACACACCATCATCATCTCCTGGGGAGGCGTCAACGTCCCCAAGAGCCCCTTCCGG GTAAACGTGGGAGAGGGCAGTCACCCCGAGCGGGTGAAGGTGTACGGCCCTGGCGTGGAGAAGACAGGCCTCAAGGCTAATGAGCCCACCTACTTCACGGTGGACTGCAGCGAGGCGGGGCAAG GCGATGTAAGCATTGGCATCAAGTGTGCCCCCGGCGTGGTGGGCCCTGCAGAGGCTGACATCGACTTTGACATCATCAAGAATGACAATGACACCTTCACAGTCAAGTACACACCTCCAGGGGCCGGCCGCTACACCATCATGGTGTTGTTTGCCAACCAG GAGATCCCTGCCAGCCCCTTCCATATCAAGGTGGACCCATCCCATGATGCCAGCAAGGTCAAGGCTGAGGGCCCTGGGCTGAACCGCACAG GTGTGGAAGTTGGGAAGCCCACTCACTTCACGGTGCTGACCAAGGGAGCCGGCAAGGCCAAGCTGGACGTGCACTTTGCCGGGGCTGCCAAGGGAGAAGCTGTGCGAGACTTTGAAATCATCGACAACCACGACTACTCCTACACTGTCAAGTACACGGCCGTGCAGCAG GGCAACATGGCAGTGACAGTGACCTATGGTGGAGACCCTGTCCCCAAGAGCCCCTTTGTGGTGAATGTGGCACCCCCGCTGGACCTCAGCAAAGTCAAAGTTCAAGGCCTCAACAGCA AGGTGGCTGTGGGACAAGAACAGGCATTTTCTGTGAACACACGAGGGGCTGGTGGTCAGGGCCAGCTGGACGTGCGGATGACCTCACCCTCCCGACGACCCATCCCCTGCAAGCTGGAGCCTGGGGGTGGAGCTGAAGCCCAGGCTGTGCGCTACATGCCCCCTGAGGAGGGGCCCTACAAGGTGGATATCACCTACGATGGTCACCCGGTGCCTGGCAGCCCCTTCGCCGTGGAGGGTGTCCTGCCCCCTGACCCCTCCAAG GTCTGTGCTTACGGCCCTGGTCTCAAGGGCGGGCTGGTAGGCACGCCAGCGCCCTTCTCCATCGACACCAAGGGGGCGGGCACGGGTGGCCTGGGGCTGACCGTGGAGGGCCCCTGCGAGGCCAAGATCGAGTGCCAGGACAATGGCGATGGCTCGTGTGCTGTCAGCTACCTGCCCACGGAGCCGGGCGAGTACACCATCAACATCCTGTTTGCCGAAGCCCACATCCCCGGCTCGCCCTTCAAGGCTACCATCCGGCCCGTGTTCGACCCGAGCAAGGTGCGGGCCAGTGGTCCAGGCCTGGAGCGCGGCAAGGCTGGCGAGGCAGCCACCTTCACTGTGGACTGCTCGGAGGCGGGCGAGGCTGAGCTGACCATCGAGATCCTGTCGGACGCCGGCGTCAAGGCCGAGGTGCTGATCCACAACAATGCCGACGGCACCTACCACATCACCTACAGCCCCGCCTTCCCCGGCACCTACACCATTACCATCAAGTATGGCGGGCACCCCGTACCCAAATTCCCCACCCGCGTCCATGTGCAGCCCGCTGTCGACACCAGTGGAGTCAAGGTCTCGGGACCCGGTGTGGAGCCCCACG GTGTCCTGCGTGAGGTGACCACTGAGTTCACTGTGGACGCAAGATCCTTGACAGCCACGGGTGGGAACCACGTGACGGCTCGCGTGCTCAACCCCTCGGGCGCTAAGACGGATACCTACCTGACAGACAACGGGGATGGCACCTACCGAGTGCAGTACACGGCCTACGAAGAGG GAGTGCATTTGGTGGAGGTGCTGTATGATGACGTAGCTGTGCCCAAGAGCCCCTTCCGAGTGGGCGTGACTGAGGGCTGTGACCCCACTCGCGTCCGGGCCTTTGGGCCAGGCCTGGAGGGTGGCTTGGTCAACAAGGCTAACCGCTTCACTGTGGAAACGAG GGGAGCTGGCACTGGGGGCCTAGGCCTAGCCATCGAGGGCCCGTCGGAAGCCAAGATGTCCTGCAAGGACAACAAGGATGGTAGTTGCACCGTGGAGTACATCCCTTTCACCCCTGGAGACTATGACGTCAACATCACCTTCGGGGGCCGGCCCATCCCAG GGAGTCCATTCCGGGTGCCAGTGAAGGATGTGGTGGACCCTGGGAAGGTGAAGTGCTCCGGCCCAGGGCTGGGAGCCGGTGTCAGGGCCCGGGTACCCCAGACCTTCAAGGTGGACTGCAGCCAAGCTGGCCGGGCCGCCCTGCAGGTGGCCGTGCTGAGCCCCACAG GTGTGGCTGAGCCTGTGGAGGTGCGTGACAATGGAGATGGCACCCATACCGTGCACTACACCCCAGCCACCGACGGGCCCTACACAGTCGCTGTCAAGTATGCCGACCAGGAGGTGCCACGCAG CCccttcaagatcaaggtgcttcCAGCCCACGATGCCAGCAAGGTGCGGGCCAGTGGCCCCGGGCTCAATGCCTCTGGCATCCCTGCCAGCCTGCCTGTGGAGTTCACCATCGATGCCCGGGATGCTGGGGAGGGCTTGCTCACTGTCCAGATCCTG GACCCTGAGGGTAAGCCCAAGAAGGCCAACATCCGAGACAATGGGGATGGCACGTACACCGTGTCCTACCTCCCGGACATGAGTGGCCGGTACACCATCACCATCAAGTATGGCGGCGATGAGATCCCCTACTCGCCCTTCCGCATCCACGCCCTGCCCACTGGGGACGCCAGCAAGTGCCTGGTCACAG TGTCCATCGGAGGCCACGGCCTGG GTGCCTGCCTGGGCCCCCGCATCCAGATTGGGGAGGAGACGGTGATCACGGTGGACGCCAAGGCAGCAGGCAAGGGGAAGGTGACGTGCACGGTGTCCACGCCGGATGGGGCAGAGCTTGACGTGGATGTGGTTGAGAACCACGACGGCACCTTCGACATCTACTACACAGCGCCCAAGCCGGGCAAGTACGTCATCACCATCCGCTTTGGAGGCGAGCACGTCCCCAACAGTCCCTTCCACGTGCTG GCCACAGAGGAGCCAGTGGTGCCCGTGGAGCCAATGGAGTCCATGCTGAGACCCTTCAACCTGGTCATCCCCTTCACTGTGCAGAAAGGGGAGCTCACAG GGGAGGTGCGGATGCCCTCTGGGAAGACCGCCCGGCCCAGCATCACTGACAACAAGGATGGCACCATCACGGTGAGGTACGCACCCACCGAGAAAGGCCTGCACCAGATGGGGATCAAGTATGACGGCAACCACATCCCTG GGAGCCCCCTGCAGTTCTACGTGGATGCCATCAACAGCCGCCACGTCAGTGCCTATGGGCCAGGCCTGAGCCATGGCATGGTCAACAAGCCGGCCACCTTCACCATCGTCACCAAGGATGCTGGGGAAG GGGGTCTGTCCCTGGCCGTGGAGGGCCCGTCCAAGGCAGAGATCACCTGCAAGGACAACAAGGATGGCACCTGCACCGTGTCCTACCTCCCCACGGCGCCTGGAGACTACAGCATCATCGTGCGATTTGACGACAAGCACATTCCGGGGAGCCCCTTCACAGCCAAGATCACAG GTGATGACTCAATGAGGACGTCACAGCTGAACGTGGGCACCTCCACGGATGTGTCACTGAAGATCACCGAGAGTGACCTGAGCCTGCTGACCGCCAGCATCCGCGCCCCCTCGGGCAACGAGGAGCCCTGCCTGCTGAAGCGCCTGCCCAACCGGCACATTG GCATCTCCTTCACCCCCAAGGAGGTTGGGGAGCATGTGGTGAGCGTGCGCAAGAGCGGCAAGCACGTCACCAACAGCCCCTTCAAGATCCTGGTGGGACCGTCTGAGATCGGGGATGCCAGCAAGGTGCGGGTCTGGGGCAAGGGCCTGTCTGAGGGACACACGTTCCAGGTGGCGGAGTTCATCGTGGACACTCGTAATGCAG GTTATGGGGGCCTGGGGCTGAGTATTGAAGGCCCTAGCAAGGTGGACATCAACTGTGAGGATATGGAGGACGGCACATGCAAAGTTACCTACTGCCCCACGGAACCGGGCACCTACATCATCAACATCAAGTTTGCCGACAAGCACGTGCCTG gaagccccttcacggtgAAGGTTACAGGCGAGGGCCGCATGAAGGAAAGCATCACCCGGCGCAGGCAGGCGCCGTCCATTGCCACCATCGGCAGCACCTGTGACCTCAACCTCAAGATCCCAG GGAACTGGTTCCAGATGGTGTCGGCCCAGGAGCGCCTGACGCGCACCTTCACGCGCAGCAGCCACACGTACACCCGCACAGAGCGCACGGAGATCAGCAAGACTCGGGGCGGAGAGACCAAGCGTGAGGTGCGGGTGGAGGAGTCCACCCAGGTTGGCGGAGACCCCTTCCCCGCCGTCTTCGGGGACTTCCTGGGCCGGGAACGCCTGGGCTCTTTTGGCAGCATCACCCGGCAGCAGGAGG GTGAGGCCAGCTCTCAGGACATGACCGCACAGGTGACCAGCCCGTCAGGCAAGACGGAAGCCGCAGAGATCGTGGAGGGAGAGGACAGCGCGTACAGTGTGCGCTTTGTGCCCCAGGAGATGGGGCCCCACACGGTCACCGTCAAGTACCGCGGCCAGCATGTGCCAGGCAGCCCCTTTCAGTTCACCGTGGGGCCACTGGGTGAAGGCGGTGCCCATAAGGTGCGAGCTGGAGGCACAGGGCTGGAGCGAGGGGTGGCCGGCGTGCCAG CCGAGTTCAGCATCTGGACCCGAGAAGCGGGTGCTGGGGGCCTGTCTATTGCTGTGGAGGGTCCCAGCAAGGCGGAGATTGCATTTGAGGACCGCAAAGATGGCTCCTGTGGGGTCTCCTATGTTGTGCAGGAACCAG GTGACTATGAAGTCTCCATCAAGTTCAACGATGAGCACATCCCAGACAGCCCTTTTGTGGTACCCGTGGCCTCCCTCTCAGACGACGCTCGCCGTCTCACTGTCACTAGCCTCCAG GAGACGGGGCTCAAGGTGAACCAGCCGGCGTCCTTTGCGGTGCAGCTGAATGGTGCCCGGGGCGTGATCGATGCCAGGGTGCACACGCCCTCGGGTGCGGTGGAGGAGTGCTACGTCTCTGAGCTGGACAGTG ACAAGCACACCATCCGTTTCATCCCCCACGAGAATGGCGTCCACTCCATTGACGTCAAGTTCAACGGTGCCCACATCCCTGGCAGTCCCTTCAAGATCCGAGTTGGGGAGCAGAGCCAGGCTGGGGACCCAGGCTTGGTGTCAGCCTATGGTCCTGGGCTCGAGGGAGGCACTACAG GAGTGTCATCGGAGTTCATTGTCAACACCCTGAATGCGGGCTCGGGGGCCTTGTCTGTCACCATCGACGGCCCCTCCAAGGTGCAGCTGGACTGTCGGGAATGTCCTGAGGGCCACGTGGTCACTTACACTCCCATGGCCCCTGGCAACTACCTCATCGCCATCAAGTATGGTGGCCCCCAGCACATTGTGGGCAGCCCCTTCAAGGCCAAAGTCACAG